The following are encoded together in the Iodobacter fluviatilis genome:
- a CDS encoding quinone-dependent dihydroorotate dehydrogenase has translation MSYQLAKPFLFLLDAEKAHAAAFNGLHALHSLGFLRSFTPTVVDCPVSVMGLDFPNPVGLAAGLDKNGDHIDAMAELGFGFLEIGTITPRPQSGNPKPRLFRLVEAEGIINRMGFNNDGVDKLIENVKNSNYQGILGINIGKNADTPIENAVDDYLICLDKAYQHASYIAVNISSPNTKNLRQLQGADELGRLLKALKQKQTELADRHGRYVPLALKIAPDLDSNQVQDIAERLVASGIDGVIASNTTLSRVGVEHLKHGQEAGGLSGAPVRAKSTKVIRDLAEALDGALPIIGVGGIFKGEHAVEKIRAGASLVQVYSGLIYEGPQLVSDCAEAIAAM, from the coding sequence ATGTCTTATCAGCTTGCTAAACCTTTTCTTTTTTTACTTGATGCCGAAAAAGCCCATGCCGCCGCGTTTAATGGCTTGCATGCTTTGCATAGCTTAGGATTTTTGCGCTCGTTTACGCCTACCGTTGTAGATTGCCCTGTCTCTGTAATGGGCTTGGATTTTCCTAATCCAGTAGGGCTTGCCGCTGGGCTTGATAAAAATGGCGATCATATCGATGCAATGGCAGAGCTGGGTTTTGGCTTTTTAGAGATTGGCACGATTACGCCGCGCCCACAGTCTGGCAATCCTAAGCCACGGCTGTTTCGTCTTGTCGAAGCTGAAGGCATTATCAACCGTATGGGTTTTAATAATGACGGTGTGGATAAGCTGATTGAAAATGTTAAAAACAGTAATTACCAAGGCATTTTAGGGATCAATATCGGTAAAAATGCTGATACGCCGATTGAAAACGCCGTTGATGATTATTTGATCTGCTTAGATAAAGCCTACCAACACGCCAGCTACATAGCGGTAAATATTTCTAGCCCCAACACTAAAAACCTGCGCCAGTTGCAGGGGGCGGATGAATTAGGCCGTTTATTAAAGGCATTAAAGCAAAAGCAGACCGAGCTTGCGGATCGTCATGGCCGATACGTGCCACTTGCCCTCAAAATAGCACCGGATTTAGACAGCAACCAAGTACAAGACATCGCCGAGCGCCTAGTGGCGAGTGGGATTGATGGGGTGATTGCCAGCAATACCACTTTATCGCGCGTGGGGGTTGAGCATTTAAAGCATGGGCAAGAGGCCGGTGGCTTATCCGGTGCGCCGGTGCGGGCTAAATCAACTAAGGTGATTCGTGATTTAGCTGAAGCGCTAGATGGCGCTTTGCCGATTATTGGCGTGGGCGGTATTTTTAAGGGTGAACACGCCGTAGAAAAAATCCGCGCTGGAGCAAGCTTGGTGCAGGTATACAGCGGCCTAATCTATGAAGGCCCTCAGTTAGTCAGCGATTGCGCTGAGGCGATTGCTGCGATGTAA
- the rsxA gene encoding electron transport complex subunit RsxA → MDLQHYLLLLLGAVLVNNAVLVRILGLCPFMGVSKKLEASIGMGLATAFVLTLASGTSWMIDQILIFWQLEYLRTLAFIVVIAAIVQFTEMFIHKASPVLYQALGIYLPLITTNCAVLGVPLISSAQKYNFVESLLFGFGSAVGFSLVLILFAAMRERLEGADIPAFFKGTPVAFITAGLMSLAFMGFAGLVR, encoded by the coding sequence ATGGATTTGCAACACTATTTACTGCTGCTTCTGGGCGCGGTGCTGGTTAATAATGCGGTACTGGTGCGCATTTTGGGGCTGTGTCCGTTTATGGGCGTATCCAAAAAGCTGGAGGCGTCGATTGGGATGGGGCTTGCCACGGCCTTTGTGCTGACACTTGCCTCGGGCACATCGTGGATGATCGATCAGATCCTGATCTTCTGGCAGTTGGAATACCTGCGCACGCTGGCCTTTATTGTGGTGATTGCCGCTATCGTGCAATTCACTGAAATGTTTATCCATAAAGCCAGCCCAGTGCTGTATCAGGCGCTGGGGATTTACCTGCCGCTGATTACCACCAACTGCGCCGTATTGGGCGTGCCGCTGATTAGCTCGGCGCAAAAGTACAACTTTGTAGAATCCCTACTCTTTGGCTTTGGCTCTGCCGTGGGCTTTAGCCTAGTGCTTATCCTATTTGCCGCGATGCGCGAAAGGCTGGAAGGGGCGGATATCCCCGCGTTTTTTAAAGGCACGCCGGTTGCGTTTATTACAGCGGGGTTGATGAGCTTGGCATTTATGGGTTTTGCGGGCTTGGTGCGATAA